In Methylocystis sp. MJC1, one DNA window encodes the following:
- the tnpA gene encoding IS66-like element accessory protein TnpA, with product MSRLDPTLEPNGGAVRRIEVITGGGERRRRWSVAEKAQAVEESLAPGAVVSVVARRHGLAPQQLFSWRRKARRQAELDAVSFAPVVVERREEAPVALGSESRPVARPHVIELAIDGASVWIWRDAPMGMVTAIIDALKASS from the coding sequence GTGTCCAGACTTGACCCTACGCTTGAGCCTAATGGCGGAGCGGTGCGCCGGATCGAAGTGATCACGGGCGGCGGCGAACGTCGTCGACGATGGTCGGTTGCGGAGAAGGCGCAAGCCGTCGAAGAGTCGCTTGCGCCTGGCGCGGTGGTTTCAGTTGTCGCGCGACGGCATGGGCTGGCGCCGCAGCAATTGTTTTCGTGGCGACGAAAGGCGCGACGGCAAGCGGAACTCGATGCTGTTTCATTTGCGCCGGTTGTTGTCGAGCGACGAGAGGAAGCGCCCGTCGCTCTGGGGTCGGAGAGCAGACCGGTTGCTCGCCCGCACGTGATTGAGCTCGCAATTGACGGTGCAAGCGTCTGGATCTGGCGTGACGCGCCCATGGGCATGGTCACGGCGATTATCGACGCCTTGAAGGCGAGTTCATGA
- the tnpB gene encoding IS66 family insertion sequence element accessory protein TnpB (TnpB, as the term is used for proteins encoded by IS66 family insertion elements, is considered an accessory protein, since TnpC, encoded by a neighboring gene, is a DDE family transposase.), translating into MIGPTGAIRVMVATKPVDFRKGAEGLAALVRETMQADPFDGAVYVFRAKRADRIKLVFWDGTGVCLFAKRLEDGEFRWPKIEDGVMRLSAAQFSALLEGLDFRRVRAAKETAAPTLPG; encoded by the coding sequence ATGATCGGGCCGACAGGCGCGATCCGCGTCATGGTGGCGACGAAGCCCGTCGACTTCCGAAAGGGCGCCGAGGGCTTGGCTGCGCTGGTCCGAGAGACGATGCAGGCAGATCCTTTTGACGGCGCTGTTTATGTGTTCCGCGCGAAAAGGGCTGATCGCATCAAACTGGTGTTCTGGGACGGCACGGGCGTCTGTCTCTTTGCCAAGCGGCTGGAAGATGGCGAGTTCCGCTGGCCGAAGATCGAAGACGGGGTGATGCGGTTGTCCGCGGCGCAGTTTTCGGCGCTGCTGGAGGGGCTCGACTTTCGCCGCGTGCGCGCGGCGAAAGAGACGGCGGCGCCGACCTTGCCGGGATAA
- the tnpC gene encoding IS66 family transposase: protein MAQAIETLPDDPNELKAMLLAERARNERLVQIIKEMQRHRFGRRAETLPEDQMLLALEEVEQTEAGAAAEGEAKSAAEREKAARKRRTNRGALPAHLPRIETIIDIEDKACPCCKGALHQIGEDVSERLDVVPAQFRVLVTRRPKYACRACEGAVVQAPAPARLIEGGLPTEVTVAHVLVSKYADHLPLYRQAQIYARQGIALDRSTLADWVGRAAWHLRPVHERLLEHIRSSTKIFADETRAPVLDPGRGRTKTGQLWAYARDDRPWGGADPPIAVYVYAQNRKSEQPLTHLAGFTGVVQVDGYAGYRALTQKNSVSLAFCWSHVRRRFYELAAAGPAPIASEALARIGELYAIESDIRGQSAGKRRDARQEKSRPILDALEPWLREKLALISQKTKLAEAIRYALSRWDGLTRFIDDGRIEIDSNVVERAIRPIALNRKNALFAGSDGGGENWAIVASLIETCKLNGVDPLAYIADALSKIVNGHLASKLDELMPWAYAQSAVAFKEVA from the coding sequence ATGGCGCAGGCGATCGAGACGCTTCCCGACGATCCAAACGAACTGAAGGCGATGCTGCTTGCCGAGCGGGCGCGCAACGAGCGTCTCGTTCAGATCATCAAGGAGATGCAGCGCCATCGCTTTGGACGGCGCGCCGAGACCCTTCCCGAAGACCAGATGCTGCTCGCGCTCGAAGAGGTCGAGCAGACGGAAGCGGGCGCCGCGGCGGAGGGGGAAGCCAAGTCCGCCGCCGAACGTGAAAAGGCGGCCAGAAAGCGCCGCACGAACCGTGGCGCGCTACCTGCCCATCTCCCGCGCATCGAAACCATCATCGACATCGAGGATAAAGCCTGTCCTTGCTGCAAGGGCGCGCTCCACCAGATCGGCGAAGATGTCTCTGAGCGGCTCGACGTCGTGCCAGCGCAGTTCCGCGTGCTGGTGACGCGTCGACCCAAATACGCTTGTCGCGCCTGCGAGGGCGCGGTCGTGCAGGCGCCGGCCCCGGCGCGGCTGATCGAAGGCGGCTTGCCGACGGAGGTGACAGTCGCACATGTGCTCGTTTCCAAATACGCCGATCATCTTCCGCTTTATCGCCAAGCACAGATCTACGCCCGGCAGGGGATCGCCCTCGACCGTTCGACGCTCGCCGACTGGGTTGGTCGCGCCGCCTGGCATTTGCGGCCCGTGCACGAGCGGCTTCTGGAACACATCAGATCGTCGACGAAAATCTTCGCTGACGAGACAAGGGCGCCGGTGCTCGACCCCGGGCGCGGGCGTACCAAGACTGGCCAACTTTGGGCTTATGCGCGTGACGACCGGCCATGGGGCGGCGCCGATCCGCCAATCGCAGTCTATGTCTATGCGCAAAACCGAAAGTCCGAGCAGCCGCTCACGCATCTTGCTGGCTTCACGGGCGTCGTGCAGGTCGACGGTTACGCCGGCTATCGCGCGCTGACGCAGAAGAACAGCGTGTCGCTCGCCTTCTGCTGGTCTCACGTCCGCCGGCGCTTCTACGAACTCGCCGCAGCAGGTCCCGCGCCGATCGCCAGCGAGGCTCTGGCGCGCATCGGCGAACTCTACGCCATCGAGAGCGACATCCGCGGCCAAAGCGCCGGCAAACGTCGGGACGCGCGGCAGGAGAAATCCCGCCCCATCCTCGACGCGCTCGAGCCATGGCTGCGTGAAAAACTCGCGCTGATCAGCCAGAAGACCAAGCTCGCCGAGGCGATCCGCTACGCGCTCTCGCGCTGGGACGGCCTGACACGCTTCATCGACGACGGGCGCATCGAGATCGACTCCAATGTCGTCGAACGTGCAATCCGTCCCATCGCCCTCAATCGGAAAAACGCTCTCTTCGCGGGTTCGGACGGAGGCGGCGAAAACTGGGCGATCGTCGCCTCGCTCATCGAGACCTGCAAGCTCAATGGCGTCGATCCGCTGGCCTACATCGCTGACGCTCTTTCTAAGATCGTCAACGGCCATCTCGCAAGTAAGCTCGACGAACTGATGCCTTGGGCCTATGCACAATCCGCCGTGGCCTTCAAAGAGGTGGCCTGA
- a CDS encoding CsbD family protein, whose protein sequence is MDKENIKGAAQKVKGQIEEVAGKILGDKDLEIQGRADQVVGIVRDAVGTTKDAIKDAVKEAKKI, encoded by the coding sequence ATGGACAAAGAGAACATCAAAGGTGCAGCGCAGAAGGTGAAGGGCCAGATTGAAGAGGTCGCGGGAAAGATTCTCGGCGACAAGGATCTTGAGATCCAAGGGAGAGCCGATCAGGTCGTAGGCATCGTTCGGGACGCGGTCGGAACCACGAAAGATGCGATAAAGGACGCGGTCAAGGAAGCGAAGAAAATCTAA